Proteins from a genomic interval of Polaribacter sp. Q13:
- a CDS encoding succinate dehydrogenase/fumarate reductase iron-sulfur subunit: MNLTLKIWKQKDADSKGQMVDYKVTDISEHMSFLEMLDVLNEQLVNSGDEPIAFDHDCREGICGMCSMYINGEAHGPDRGITTCQLHMRMFNDGDTITIEPFRAAAFPVIKDLIVDRMSFERIQQAGGYISVNTSGNTQDANNIPISKHAADEAMDAAACIGCGACVATCKNSSAMLFVAAKVSQFALLPQGQVEAADRVKNMVAQMDLEGFGNCTNTGACEIECPKGISLENIARMNRELMKANL; the protein is encoded by the coding sequence ATGAATTTAACGTTAAAAATTTGGAAACAAAAAGACGCTGACTCAAAGGGTCAGATGGTGGATTATAAAGTCACTGATATTTCAGAACATATGTCTTTTTTAGAAATGCTAGATGTTTTAAACGAACAATTAGTTAATTCTGGTGATGAACCAATTGCTTTCGATCATGATTGTAGAGAAGGTATTTGTGGTATGTGTTCTATGTATATTAATGGGGAAGCTCATGGTCCTGATAGAGGTATTACTACGTGTCAGTTACACATGCGTATGTTTAATGATGGAGATACTATTACAATAGAGCCATTTAGAGCAGCAGCATTCCCTGTAATAAAAGATTTAATTGTAGATAGAATGTCTTTTGAGCGTATTCAACAAGCAGGTGGTTACATTTCTGTAAACACTTCTGGTAATACGCAAGATGCAAATAACATTCCTATTTCTAAACATGCAGCAGATGAAGCTATGGATGCAGCAGCTTGTATTGGTTGTGGTGCTTGTGTAGCAACTTGTAAAAACTCTTCTGCTATGTTATTTGTTGCTGCAAAAGTTTCTCAATTTGCTTTGTTACCACAAGGACAAGTAGAAGCTGCAGATCGTGTTAAAAACATGGTAGCGCAAATGGATTTAGAAGGTTTTGGTAACTGTACAAATACAGGAGCTTGTGAAATAGAATGCCCAAAAGGAATTTCTTTAGAAAACATTGCACGTATGAATAGAGAGTTGATGAAAGCGAATCTCTAA
- a CDS encoding RNA polymerase sigma-70 factor: MYNSLYTSLCLFSNKYIDDLEKSKDIVQDVFIKFWNTTITFENEVAVKSYLYVSVKNKSIDYLKSNQYKLTERVASFDFVQLESELYFDKEFFFEEVSVAIEKGLKMLPPKCREIVDLSINGYKNKQISEELGISINTVKTQKKIAYQKLRSILKTPYIEIIAILLLNN; the protein is encoded by the coding sequence TTGTACAATTCATTATATACTTCTTTGTGTTTATTTTCTAATAAATATATTGATGACCTCGAAAAATCTAAGGACATTGTACAAGATGTTTTTATTAAATTTTGGAACACTACCATAACATTTGAAAATGAGGTAGCTGTTAAATCTTATTTATATGTTTCCGTAAAAAACAAAAGCATAGATTATCTTAAAAGTAATCAGTATAAACTCACAGAAAGAGTAGCTTCTTTTGATTTTGTGCAGTTAGAATCTGAATTGTATTTCGACAAAGAGTTTTTTTTTGAAGAAGTTTCCGTAGCAATAGAAAAGGGGCTTAAAATGTTGCCTCCAAAATGTAGAGAAATAGTAGATTTAAGTATCAACGGCTATAAAAACAAACAAATATCCGAAGAACTAGGTATCTCTATCAATACCGTAAAAACACAAAAAAAAATAGCCTACCAAAAATTGCGTAGCATTCTAAAGACTCCATATATTGAGATTATAGCTATTTTATTACTAAATAATTAA
- a CDS encoding FecR family protein: MKKISQLLKLVKDVTSSFLINQSIDFDRMESDFDKESAKELIGRLKDPEERKKRVGIALEIDKEKQNTWKNIKREIDPQPKLNYFKIFSRVAAVFIVFIGIAYFMHNDKPVTIVQENSIANEEIVLKLSNGDTQIITSNGQSKILDDKGVVIGAQTGKEINYRNNSKATSKELVFNELKVPYGKTFAIVLSDGTEVHLNAGTTLKYPVKFLKGKNRQVYLTGEAFFKVSKDKEHPFIVESNDLNIRVLGTSFNVSSYAENTNISTVLVEGAVRLYGKDEVYSNEKSKLLEPGKKADWNKENQKISIQKVNTSHYTSWINGTLVIEKLRFQEIIKRLERHYNIKIINSNKKLANQVFTATFQVENIQQVLESFKTNYSFQYTIEGDTITIN, encoded by the coding sequence ATGAAAAAAATTAGTCAATTATTAAAGTTAGTTAAGGACGTAACGTCGTCTTTTTTAATAAATCAAAGTATCGATTTCGATAGAATGGAATCTGACTTTGATAAAGAGAGCGCAAAAGAACTAATAGGGAGATTAAAAGATCCGGAAGAGCGTAAAAAAAGGGTAGGCATTGCTCTTGAAATTGATAAAGAAAAACAAAACACTTGGAAAAATATCAAAAGAGAAATAGATCCTCAGCCTAAATTAAATTATTTTAAAATATTCTCTAGAGTAGCTGCTGTTTTTATTGTTTTCATAGGAATTGCTTACTTTATGCATAACGATAAACCAGTAACAATTGTTCAAGAGAACTCTATAGCTAATGAAGAGATTGTTTTAAAACTCTCTAACGGAGATACCCAAATAATTACGAGCAATGGTCAGTCTAAAATTTTAGACGATAAGGGAGTCGTTATTGGTGCCCAAACAGGGAAAGAAATAAATTACCGAAACAATTCTAAAGCTACTTCTAAAGAACTTGTTTTTAATGAATTGAAGGTGCCTTATGGTAAAACTTTTGCAATAGTATTGTCTGACGGAACCGAGGTTCATTTAAACGCAGGCACAACATTAAAGTACCCAGTTAAATTCTTAAAAGGAAAAAATAGACAAGTATATTTAACAGGAGAAGCATTTTTTAAAGTTAGTAAAGACAAAGAACATCCTTTTATTGTAGAGTCTAATGATTTAAATATTAGAGTTTTGGGAACTAGTTTTAATGTGTCTTCTTATGCAGAGAATACAAATATATCTACAGTTTTGGTAGAAGGAGCTGTTAGGTTGTATGGTAAAGATGAGGTGTATTCTAATGAAAAATCTAAATTATTAGAACCTGGAAAAAAAGCAGATTGGAATAAAGAAAATCAAAAAATATCCATTCAAAAAGTAAATACTTCTCATTACACAAGTTGGATTAACGGAACGCTAGTAATAGAGAAATTAAGATTCCAAGAAATAATTAAAAGACTAGAAAGACACTACAATATTAAAATCATTAACAGTAACAAAAAGCTAGCGAATCAAGTGTTTACAGCTACTTTTCAAGTAGAAAATATACAGCAGGTTCTAGAATCTTTTAAAACAAACTACTCTTTCCAATACACCATTGAAGGAGATACAATAACAATTAATTAA